In one Arachis duranensis cultivar V14167 chromosome 9, aradu.V14167.gnm2.J7QH, whole genome shotgun sequence genomic region, the following are encoded:
- the LOC107467238 gene encoding putative B3 domain-containing protein Os03g0621600, whose translation MLKHEARGTVATSLVEQGIIEVGDDVDILSLMQWRGKAIIPIHFSAIIFNKTDLQTLKISSKFTRRYGGGLSNPLFLKPPDGTKWEVNWTRKNDDEVWFQKGWNKFTENYSLDHGHLILFTYHGNSQLDVHIFDKSASEILYPGLKLNTTPTTTACDDEKNIKLDLMHNDDDDDDSIEILKPCKHKRSMLVLVPQPCNKRMKDEKKKVAERRSSCSSLNWPKQERAQEVAMNFVSDNPFFTMFITHVHLAHYKAGVPNMKEYTDEDEKDVELKIGEKSWKVKLRRGSNSSNCRYLGGGWSLFADESELLPGDVCVFELINIHPLQFRVHIFKKQQSCKHSPNQIKSNNDDTRFWSRKQKIPDKFALKYGSGLSNPVSLKPPDGTRWNVCLRKKNDQVWFEKGWKEFTQKYSLNHGCLVLFKYEGTTSQFDVIIIDDGALEMDYSSYNGNDNDDVSVQIVKEIHPCKKNKKTMRDEKDVTTSLSLNWPREPRARQEANKFVSNNPFFTVLIKPPHITEYRLCIPGLEGYVDNGVKNVKLEYGDRSWPVKMLNCNKTYSNRFLSAGWNLFAQENELKPGDVCVFELVNMQDLVFKVHVFAAHHV comes from the exons tGGCGTGGCAAGGCTATAATCCCTATCCACTTCTCAGCTATTATCTTCAATAAAACTGATCTTCAGACTCTG AAAATATCAAGTAAATTTACAAGGAGATATGGAGGTGGTTTGTCGAATCCATTGTTTTTGAAGCCTCCAGATGGCACCAAATGGGAAGTGAATTGGACTagaaaaaatgatgatgagGTTTGGTTCCAAAAGGGTTGGAACAAATTCACTGAAAACTACTCCTTAGATCATGGCCACTTGATTCTTTTCACCTATCATGGAAATTCACAACTTGATGTTCACATCTTTGACAAATCTGCCTCTGAAATACTCTATCCGGGGTTAAAGTTAAACACTACTCCTACTACTACTGCTTGTGATGATGAAAAGAACATCAAACTTGATCTCATgcacaatgatgatgatgatgatgactccATTGAGATTTTGAAGCCTTGTAAACACAAACGCAGCATGCTAGTGTTGGTTCCTCAACCTTGTAATAAAAGAATGAAag ATGAGAAGAAGAAGGTTGCTGAAAGAAGATCAAGTTGTTCATCATTGAATTGGCCAAAGCAAGAAAGAGCACAGGAAGTAGCTATGAACTTCGTGTCTGATAATCCTTTCTTCACAATGTTCATAACCCATGTCCATCTAGCACACTACAAAGCG GGTGTGCCAAACATGAAAGAGTATACTGATGAGGATGAGAAGGATGTGGAGCTGAAAATTGGGGAGAAATCGTGGAAAGTCAAACTGAGGCGTGGTAGCAACTCTTCAAATTGTCGGTACTTGGGTGGTGGATGGTCCTTGTTTGCAGATGAGAGTGAATTGCTTCCTGGAGATGTTTGTGTCTTTGAGCTCATCAACATTCATCCTTTGCAGTTTAGggttcatattttcaaaaagcaGCAGA GCTGCAAGCATTCgcctaatcaaatcaaatcaaataatgatGACACTCGATTTTGGAGTAGAAAACAG AAAATACCCGACAAATTTGCACTGAAATATGGAAGTGGTTTGTCCAATCCAGTGTCCTTAAAGCCTCCAGATGGAACAAGGTGGAATGTGTGTTTGAGAAAAAAGAATGATCAAGTTTGGTTTGAAAAAGGTTGGAAAGAATTCACTCAAAAGTACTCTCTGAATCATGGATGCTTGGTTCTGTTTAAATACGAAGGAACTACTTCCCAATTTGATGTCATTATCATTGATGACGGTGCTTTAGAAATGGACTATTCTTCCTACAATGGAAATGATAACGATGATGTTTCAGTTCAGATTGTAAAGGAAATCCATccatgcaagaagaacaaaaaaaccATGAGAG ATGAGAAGGATGTGACTACTTCTTTGTCATTGAATTGGCCAAGGGAACCAAGAGCACGACAAGAAGCTAACAAATTCGTATCTAACAACCCTTTTTTTACTGTGCTCATAAAGCCTCCTCATATCACAGAATACCGACTG TGCATACCAGGTTTGGAAGGTTATGTGGATAATGGAGTGAAGAATGTGAAGCTTGAGTATGGGGATAGATCGTGGCCTGTGAAGATGCTTAATTGTAACAAAACCTATTCAAATCGCTTCCTTTCTGCTGGGTGGAACTTGTTTGCACAAGAGAATGAGTTGAAGCCTGGAGATGTTTGTGTCTTTGAACTTGTTAATATGCAAGATTTGGTCTTTAAGGTTCATGTTTTTGCTGCCCATCATGTTTAA
- the LOC107467240 gene encoding B3 domain-containing transcription factor VRN1-like — protein sequence MSSSSQWRGKAIIPVHFSAIIFNKTDLQTLKISSKFTRRYGGGLSNPLFLKPPDGTKWEVNWTRKDDEEVWFQKGWNKFTENYSLDHGHLILFTYHGNSQLDVHIFDKSASEILYPGLKLNTTTTTTACDDEKNIKLDLMHNDDDSIEILKPCKHKRSMLVLVPQPCNKRMKDEKKKVAERRSSCSSLNWPKQERAQEVAMNFVSDNPFFTMFITHVHLAHYKAAVPNFEEYIIDEEEKNVELKIGEKSWEVKLRRCSKSSNYRYFGGGWSLFAQESELLPGDVCVFELINMHPLQFRVHVFKKRQT from the exons ATGTCGTCTTCTTCTCAGTGGCGTGGCAAGGCTATAATCCCTGTCCATTTCTCAGCCATTATCTTCAACAAAACTGATCTTCAGACTCTG AAAATATCAAGTAAATTTACAAGGAGATATGGAGGTGGTTTGTCGAATCCATTGTTTTTGAAGCCTCCAGATGGCACCAAATGGGAAGTGAATTGGACTAGAAAAGATGATGAGGAGGTTTGGTTCCAAAAGGGTTGGAACAAATTCACTGAAAACTACTCCTTAGATCATGGCCACTTGATTCTTTTCACCTATCATGGAAATTCACAACTTGATGTTCACATCTTTGACAAATCTGCCTCTGAAATACTCTATCCAGGGTTAAAGTTAaacactactactactactactgctTGTGATGATGAAAAGAACATCAAACTTGATCTCATGCACAATGATGATGACTCCATTGAGATTTTGAAGCCTTGTAAACACAAACGCAGCATGCTAGTGTTGGTTCCTCAACCTTGTAATAAAAGAATGAAag ATGAGAAGAAGAAGGTTGCTGAAAGAAGATCAAGTTGTTCATCATTGAATTGGCCAAAGCAAGAAAGAGCACAGGAAGTAGCTATGAACTTCGTGTCTGATAATCCTTTCTTCACAATGTTCATAACCCATGTCCATCTAGCACACTACAAAGCG gcTGTGCCAAACTTTGAAGAGTACATTATtgatgaggaggagaagaatGTGGAGCTGAAAATTGGGGAGAAATCGTGGGAAGTGAAACTGAGGCGTTGTAGCAAGTCGTCAAATTATCGGTACTTTGGTGGTGGCTGGTCCTTGTTTGCACAGGAGAGTGAATTGCTTCCTGGAGATGTTTGTGTCTTTGAACTCATCAACATGCACCCTTTGCAGTTTAGGGTTCATGTTTTCAAAAAGCGGCAGACTTAG